In the Colletotrichum higginsianum IMI 349063 chromosome 7 map unlocalized unitig_7, whole genome shotgun sequence genome, one interval contains:
- a CDS encoding Pre-rRNA processing protein, whose protein sequence is MAEDEERSPLLAPKGKGRAGDDSSLSESAPLLSSSSATPRYDGEQDDPETSRAPSLASNPPKAKGSSIRWASLISISVLILLVIGIMAGCFFVPSAVQEYAKQAAVVEPTNLALESITTDGVRARVQANFRLDGSRVQDTTSRRIGKITTWIVRQLGTEKTKVGVYLPEFDGALLGTAVVPPLTVSIVDGQTTAIDFIAELSPGDAEAYRKIANEWLDGKLDQLKVLGKAEIPLRSGIFPLGTHPVSEVLVFEANQIPTLPQYNISRLNFRDVPDREGQRTAVGADVTITAYNEFPVSLDVPELGFEVLVPNCNSFDPYILLADATTKPLAIKPRSDVTVNVSGIIRELPKSLTRICPNSKSSPLDKFLEQYMHGEAATVYVRGRKMPDSDTPDWVGDILSEITVPVPFPGQGFDNLIKSFSLTDVNFQLPDPMADPDDPDGAPKVSGTVEVLASLPKEMNFDINVTDLRATADVMYQHKKLGELNLDKWQPANSTKVDGTEKHDPLLKIMSRVVDAPLNITDGDVLTDVMQKLIFGGKEVLLDVKASVDIRVNTALGNLVLKDVPAEGKIPVKPLPGETMGNIHPQVGDVKIISTSSSSMTIEASVNITNPTPYTAVVPYVNIHIVRDGFVLGSATAENMKVVKGENTNLIVKATWDPAVEGEASRKAASDMISEYLSGRNITIDVKTHRGTIPAAPLIGEGLSKLNISIAAPKLELPGEGEKKGHFIRDATFHLLSSTATFTLVSPLRYNTIYVDWINATALYNHTESVGRIVYGLPFAAPPGTSTTPKLPVDWSMGSVGYDAVKRALGGALKLDAIANVTVRIGNWKETVWYEGQGIGASIRL, encoded by the exons atggccgaagacgaggagagaTCGCCACTGCTGGCGCccaagggaaagggaagagCGGGAGATGACTCTTCGCTGTCCGAGTCAGCACCTCTGCTGTCCAGCTCGTCTGCGACTCCCCGATACGATGGCGAGCAAGACGACCCCGAGACCTCTCGTGcgccctccctcgcctcgaATCCCCCAAAGGCTAAGGGCTCTTCTATTCGATGGGCATCTCTCATCTCAATATCGGTGCTGATACTGTTGGTCATCGGCATCATGGCTGGCTGCTTCTTTGTGCCCTCGGCTGTCCAGGAGTACGCCAAGCAGGCCGCGGTCGTCGAGCCGACAAACTTGGCCCTGGAATCCATTACAACCGACGGGGTGCGAGCCCGTGTACAAGCGAACTTCAGACTCGACGGCTCTCGAGTGCAAGACACAACATCTCGGAGGATCGGAAAAATTACAACATGGATTGTGAGGCAGTTGGGAACGGAAAAGACCAAGGTCGGCGTCTATTTGCCGGAGTTCGACGGCGCACTGCTTGGCACCGCTGTGGTGCCGCCACTCACCGTCAGTATCGTCGATGGCCAGACCACTGCGATTGACTTCATCGCTGAACTGTCGCCCGGCGACGCTGAAGCATATCGAAAGATTGCCAACGAATGGCTGGACGGGAAGCTCGACCAGCTAAAAGTACTTGGAAAGGCCGAGATCCCACTCCGGTCAGGAATCTTCCCGCTGGGCACCCACCCAGTCAGCGAGGTTTTGGTTTTTGAAG CGAACCAAATCCCAACGCTGCCGCAGTACAACATCTCGCGTCTCAACTTCCGAGATGTTCCAGACCGGGAAGGGCAGCGAACAGCAGTTGGCGCCGACGTAACCATCACGGCATATAACGAGTTCCCAGTCAGTCTCGACGTACCCGAACTTGGGTTTGAGGTTCTTGTCCCCAACTGTAATTCTTTCGACCCATACATCCTTCTCGCGGACGCCACCACCAAGCCTCTCGCTATCAAGCCGCGGAGCGATGTCACTGTCAACGTCTCTGGCATCATCCGAGAGCTGCCCAAATCTTTGACTCGAATCTGTCCCAACTCTAAGTCGTCACCCCTGGACAAATTCCTGGAACAGTACATGCACGGCGAGGCTGCTACCGTTTACGTCCGGGGCCGGAAAATGCCCGACTCGGACACACCTGACTGGGTTGGCGATATCTTGTCTGAGATCACCGTGCCTGTGCCCTTCCCGGGGCAGGGGTTTGACAATCTTATCAAGAGCTTCTCGCTCACTGACGTGAACTTTCAACTTCCCGACCCCATGGCGGACCCGGATGACCCGGATGGAGCTCCCAAGGTCTCCGGTACGGTTGAGGTACTCGCCAGCCTGCCGAAGGAGATGAACTTTGATATCAATGTCACGGACTTGCGGGCCACTGCAGACGTCATGTATCAGCACAAGAAGCTTGGCGAGCTCAACTTGGACAAGTGGCAACCCGCGAACTCGACCAAGGTGGACGGCACCGAGAAGCACGATCCGCTCTTGAAGATTATGTCTCGAGTCGTCGATGCCCCGCTCAACATCACCGACGGCGATGTGTTGACGGACGTGATGCAGAAACTCATcttcggcggcaaggaggtcTTGTTGGACGTCAAGGCCAGTGTTGACATCCGCGTCAACACGGCTCTTGGGAACTTGGTTCTGAAGGATGTCCCTGCAGAGGGCAAAATCCCAGTAAAAC CTCTGCCTGGCGAAACCATGGGCAACATACATCCGCAAGTCGGAGATGTCAAGATCATCagcacctcctcctcgtcgatgacgatCGAGGCGTCAGTCAACATCACGAACCCCACGCCGTACACGGCTGTCGTTCCGTACGTCAATATCCACATTGTTAGGGATGGCTTCGTACTCGGGAGTGCGACCGCAGAAAACATGAAGGTTGTCAAAGGCGAGAACACCAACTTGATTGTCAAGGCGACATGGGATCCCGCGGTAGAGGGCGAGGCCAGTCGGAAGGCTGCCAGCGACATGATATCAGAGTATTTGTCGGGTCGCAACATCACCATAGATGTGAAGACTCATCGTGGAACCATTCCGGCTGCCCCATTGATCGGCGAGGGCCTTTCCAAGCTCAACATCAGCATTGCCGCTCCCAAACTGGAGCTtcccggagaaggagaaaaaaaggggcACTTCATCAGAGACGCGACTTTCCATTTGTTGTCTTCCACAGCGACGTTCACGCTGGTGTCCCCCCTGCGATATAACACCATCTATGTCGATTGGATTAACGCCACAGCGTTATACAACCACACAGAGTCAGTTGGGCGCATTGTCTACGGCCTACCTTTTGCGGCGCCTCCGGGAACGTCTACCACGCCTAAGCTGCCCGTGGACTGGTCCATGGGGTCTGTGGGCTATGACGCTGTGAAAAGGGCGCTTGGGGGGGCCCTGAAACTTGACGCAATCGCGAATGTAACAGTCAGGATTGGCAACTGGAAGGAAACGGTCTGGTATGAGGGCCAGGGAATTGGGGCCAGTATTCGCTTGTAG
- a CDS encoding Ornithine carbamoyltransferase, with the protein MKQTAFRVTRQALNGVQSRAYSQSPGPRHLMSIADLSPSEFATLVRNAASNKTAVKSGNVPQALATGLTGKSVAMLFSKRSTRTRVSTEAAVALMGGHPMFLGKDDIQLGVNESLYDTSKVISSMTSCMVARVGPHSDVAGLAKDSSVPVINALSDDYHPLQIIADFLTIHEAFPAYTTSDKADLGLKGLKVAWIGDSNNVLFDLAIGCVKMGVDIAVASPAGYGIPDAMKAVIASAAHGVASPGKLTETTVPEEAIKNADILVTDTWVSMGQEAEAQKRLKAFAGYQITNDLAKRGGANEGWKFMHCLPRHPEEVADEVFYSPRSLVFPEAENRLWAAVSALEGFVVNKGKI; encoded by the exons ATGAAGCAAACAGCTTTCCGAGTCACTCGTCAAGCTCTCAATGGCGTCCAGAGCCGCGCCTACTCACAGTCACCCGGCCCGCGCCATTTGATGTCCATTGCGGACCTGAGCCCCTCCGAGTTCGCTACCCTCGTCCGCAATGCCGCTTCGAACAAGACCGCCGTCAAGTCCGGCAATGTTCCTCAGGCTCTCGCCACGGGCCTGACGGGCAAGTCAGTTGCTATGTTGTTCAGCAAGCGGAGTACCCGCACTCGTGTGTCGACCGAGGCTGCAGTGGCTCTGATGGGCGGCCATCCCATGTTCCTGGGCAAGGACGATATCCAACTCGGG GTCAATGAGTCCCTGTACGACACCTCCAAAGTCATTTCTTCCATGACTTCCTGCATGGTTGCCCGCGTTGGTCCTCACTCTGACGTCGCCGGTCTGGCCAAGGACTCGAGCGTGCCCGTAATCAACGCCCTGTCCGATGACTACCATCCTCTGCAAATCATTGCCGATTTCTTGACCATCCACGAAGCTTTCCCGGCGTACACCACCTCCGACAAGGCCGATCTTGGCCTGAAGGGACTGAAGGTCGCTTGGATCGGTGACTCCAATAACGTCCTCTTCGACCTGGCCATCGGCTGCGTGAAGATGGGTGTCGACATCGCCGTGGCCTCCCCCGCCGGCTATGGCATCCCCGACGCCATGAAGGCCGTCATTGCCTCTGCGGCTCACGGCGTAGCCTCTCCCGGCAAGCTCACCGAGACCACCGTCCCCGAGGAAGCTATCAAGAACGCCGACATCTTGGTGACGGACACCTGGGTGTCTATGGGtcaggaggccgaggcccagaAGCGCCTCAAGGCCTTTGCTGGCTACCAAATCACTAATGACCTGGCCAAGCGTGGCGGTGCCAATGAGGGTTGGAAGTTTATGCACTGCCTGCCCCGTCACCCCGAGGAGGTAGCCGATGAGGTCTTCTACAGCCCTCGCTCCTTGGTCTTCCCTGAGGCGGAAAACCGTCTGTGGGCTGCTGTTT CCGCCCTTGAGGGCTTTGTTGTTAACAAGGGCAAGATCTAA